One genomic window of Micropterus dolomieu isolate WLL.071019.BEF.003 ecotype Adirondacks linkage group LG14, ASM2129224v1, whole genome shotgun sequence includes the following:
- the LOC123982822 gene encoding multiple inositol polyphosphate phosphatase 1-like yields the protein MFPVFPPGRSLLVAALSLVLTRLSCSSVPDVPHIATYFGTKTRYEEVNPHLLRDPLSVNRTVLKPPPAERCSPVHLTAVIRHGSRYPTVKNIRRIQKLSELVRTEASGGSETWIQDIRNRWDMWYTEDMDGQLVMKGRDDLRQLAGRLSSLFPALLSEENLRRISFRSSSKHRCVSSVEAFQEGLQELGGGSEPQYRHQLDDELMRFFERCRGYVEGVERNRTALQEVEKFKHGEEMDAVRRKMAARLGLPHHRLTPDLVEAAFFLCSYELAIKSLHSPWCFLFDESDAKVLEYKSDLKQYWKRSHGHVISGLSSCPLFHHVFRTLDKAGRPRRSTDAAPEPASILVGHAETLLPLLSLLGLYKDQTPPTASNYRTQHGRTFRTSLIVPYAANLLFVLYDCQRGPRLQLLVNESPVRFPGLEGEDAPLYRDVRATYRHLLDGCDFHRECEGRAGGRGPNTEL from the exons ATGTTCCCCGTGTTCCCGCCCGGTCGCAGCCTCCTGGTGGCGGCTCTCAGCCTGGTTCTGACCCGCCTGTCCTGCTCTTCGGTCCCGGACGTCCCGCACATCGCCACTTACTTCGGGACCAAGACCCGGTACGAGGAGGTGAACCCGCACCTGCTGCGGGACCCTTTATCCGTGAACAGAACCGTCCTGAAACCTCCGCCCGCCGAGCGGTGCTCCCCGGTCCACCTGACCGCCGTCATCAGGCACGGCAGCCGGTACCCGACCGTGAAGAACATCCGCAGGATCCAGAAGCTGAGCGAGCTGGTCCGGACGGAAGCTTCCGGGGGGTCCGAGACCTGGATCCAGGACATCCGGAACCGCTGGGACATGTGGTACACCGAGGACATGGACG GTCAGCTGGTGATGAAGGGTCGTGACGACCTCCGTCAGCTCGCCGGGCGTCTCTCCTCCTTGTTCCCGGCGCTCCTGTCGGAGGAGAACTTGAGGAGGATCAGTTTCCGCAGCAGCTCGAAGCATCGCTGTGTGAGCAGCGTGGAGGCGTTTCAGGAGGGGCTGCAGGAGCTCGGGGGAGGCTCAG AGCCGCAGTACCGCCACCAGCTGGACGACGAGCTGATGCGTTTCTTCGAGCGCTGCCGTGGTTACGTGGAGGGCGTGGAGAGGAACCGCACGGCGCTGCAGGAGGTGGAGAAGTTCAAGCACGGCGAGGAGATGGACGCCGTGAGGAGGAAGATGGCCGCCAGGCTCGGCCTTCCTCACCACCGCCTCACGCCGG ATCTGGTGGAAGCTGCTTTCTTCCTGTGTTCCTACGAGCTCGCCATCAAATCTCTTCACTCGCCGTGGTGCTTCCTGTTCGACGAGAGCGACGCAAag GTGCTGGAGTACAAGTCGGACCTGAAGCAGTACTGGAAGCGCTCCCACGGTCATGTGATCAGCGGCCTGTCCAGCTGTCCTCTCTTCCATCACGTCTTCAGGACGCTCGACAAAGCCGGACGCCCTCGCAG GTCCACGGACGCGGCGCCTGAGCCGGCCTCCATCCTGGTGGGTCACGCCGAGAcgcttctccctctcctctccctgctgGGGCTCTACAAGGACCAGACTCCGCCCACCGCCAGCAACTACCGCACGCAGCACG GTAGAACTTTCCGGACCAGCCTCATCGTCCCGTACGCCGCCAACCTGCTCTTCGTCCTGTACGACTGCCAGCGAGGCCCGAGGCTTCAGCTGCTCGTCAACGAGTCTCCGGTTCGGTTCCCGGGGCTGGAGGGGGAGGACGCGCCGCTCTACCGGGACGTCCGGGCCACgtaccgccacctgctggacgGCTGCGACTTCCACAGGGAGTGCGAGGGCCGAGCCGGGGGGCGTGGGCCCAACACCGAGCTCTGA
- the LOC123982823 gene encoding microfibril-associated glycoprotein 4-like encodes MKSQLVSVVFLLLAPLLTSCQQLVLPLDCSDIFYQSTNRPSGVYTIYPIGSTSAVQVYCDMDSLGGRWTVFQRRMDGTVNFYRGWDQYKKVFGSAAGEYWLGLETLFHLTLRKKYELLVDMEDFYGNKAYTRYSSFSIDSESDGYRLHVSGLTDGGAGDALSYHSGQKFTTFDKDHDTWNEGNCARKHLGAFWYKYCLSANPNGVYRWGADKTLFAVGVEWRSWKGNDYSLKAFSMKIRPVQ; translated from the exons TCCCAGCTGGTATCagtcgtcttcctcctcctggctCCTCTGTTGACCAGCTGCCAGCAGCTCGTCCTCCCACTGGACTGCAGTGACATCTTTTACCAAAGTACCAACCGACCCAGTGGAGTGTACACCATCTATCCCATCGGGTCCACTTCTGCCGTCCAG gtgtaCTGTGACATGGACTCACTAGGAGGACGGTGGACG GTGTTCCAGAGGAGGATGGACGGCACCGTGAACTTCTACAGGGGCTGGGATCAGTACAAGAAGGTCTTTGGAAGCGCTGCTGGAGAGTACTGGCTCG gtCTTGAGACTCTCTTCCACCTGACTCTGAGGAAGAAGTACGAGCTACTGGTCGACATGGAGGACTTCTATGGAAACAAAGCGTACACTCGTTACTCCTCGTTCTCCATCGACTCAGAGTCTGATGGATACAGACTGCATGTATCTGGATTAACTGATGGAGGGGCAG GAGACGCCTTGAGTTATCACAGTGGACAGAAGTTCACCACCTTCGACAAAGACCACGACACCTGGAATGAGGGGAACTGTGCCAGAAAACACCTGGGTGCGTTCTGGTACAAATATTGTCTTTCTGCAAACCCCAACGGGGTTTATCGTTGGGGGGCTGACAAGACTCTCTTTGCTGTTGGAGTGGAGTGGCGCAGTTGGAAGGGCAATGACTACTCTCTGAAGGCCTTCAGCATGAAGATCCGTCCTGTGCAGTAG